The proteins below are encoded in one region of Rhododendron vialii isolate Sample 1 chromosome 7a, ASM3025357v1:
- the LOC131333928 gene encoding cysteine-rich repeat secretory protein 4-like: MTLFKKKTSHCIVRFSNKSFFTSMDLQPAIVVYAGNITDWIDEFDKTLDDLVDELINRAAEGNSSLKFATDEKNYTQYQYENIVYGLMQCVPGLSPGDCTSCLRAAVEIYQNGYLRRPLQPNSDQKPDAQAANTTTQRRPCVIFLTIILLPFRFFECSRFVPFTSFSSL, from the coding sequence ATgactcttttcaaaaaaaaaacttctcattGTATTGTCCGGTTCTCTAACAAGTCGTTTTTCACATCCATGGACTTGCAACCGGCCATAGTCGTGTATGCAGGAAACATTACAGACTGGATCGATGAATTCGATAAGACCTTGGATGATTTGGTCGATGAGCTGATAAACAGGGCGGCTGAGGGTAATTCTTCCCTTAAGTTTGCAACGGATGAGAAAAATTATACCCAGTATCAGTATGAGAATATTGTGTACGGACTAATGCAGTGTGTCCCTGGTCTTTCACCTGGTGATTGTACCAGTTGTCTAAGGGCAGCGGTGGAAATTTACCAGAACGGTTATTTGAGGAGGCCGCTCCAGCCTAACTCCGACCAGAAACCCGACGCCCAGGCAGCCAACACCACCACGCAACGCCGACCATGTGTAATCTTTCTAACAATAATTCTATTACCCTTTCGGTTTTTTGAATGTAGTAGATTTGTGCCTTTCACAtctttttcttccctttaa